In Trueperella pecoris, the DNA window GCCTACGTCTCGTACGTGCTCGTTGAGACCAAGGCCCCGGACGGCTACGAGCTCAACCACGCGGAAATCCCGTTCAAGATCAACGTCAAGAACGTTGACGTCGTGAAGACCGAGTCCAGCTGGACGATGGATGAGAGCGGCGTCGTGACGGTCAACCCGGACAACGTGACCAAGTTCACGGTTGCGCTCGACGAGACGAAGCAGGCCGCCTCCCCTGAGGATTCGCTGGCCGGCGACAAGGATCTTGTGGTTGCGACCACCGTCGTCAACATCCCGGTCAAGCCGAAGCTGCCGATGACCGGTGGCGCCGGCGTCGCGCTCTTCGGAATCCTCGGCCTTGCCATCATCGGCGGAGGTGTTTACGCAGCTAAGCGCAACACCAAGAAGGCCTAAGTTCGCGAAGTCGGACGCAGGTTACGTGCCCGCTAGCGGGCAGTAGCACGCACACGAATTCAACGAAGCCTAAATATTAGGCAAAGGTGTGGGTGCCTCGGGGTTCGATATCCGAGCAATCGGCCGAACCCCGAGGCGGCCCGCTCCACGAGCCGGGCCAGCCGCCCGGCACGAGTTACTACTGGAGAAGCCTTTAATGCACATTACCCAGGCCACCGCGGAACCTAAGCTCGAATCGAGAGCGGAGGCAGCCGCCCGGTCCAAGAAGAACGGCATGCTCATGCCGATTTTTGTGGTGCTCATCGGCATCACCGTGCTTCTCTACCCAGTTATCGCCACGCAGTGGAATAACATTCAGCAACAAGAAGTTGCCAGCGAATACAAGAGTTTCGTAAAAGAAGCGGATACTTCACAGCTGGAGGATTCCCTCAAGCGCGCCCACGAGTACAACAAGAACCGTACAGTGGGGCCGATTCTTGACCCGTGGACAGCCCGCCTGTCTGACGACAACGAGCCTTACAAAGAATATTTGGAGCAGCTCAACCTGTCGGGAACAATGGCACGCATAGTGATCCCCTCAATCCACGTCGACCTGCCCGTTTTCCATGGCACCCGCCCGGACACTCTCGAGCAGGGCGTTGGCCACCTCTTCGGTACCGACCTGCCAATTGGCGGGAAGAATACACACTCGGTACTAACCGGACACACTGGCCTACAGACGGCCACCCTCTTCGACAACCTTAAGAACGTCAAGGAAGGCGACTCCATCTACATCGACGTATACGGGCAGAAGCTGCGCTACGTCGTCTATGGCACAGAAGTAGTCCTACCTGAAGAGGCAGAAAACTTATACAAGGTCGAGAGCAAGGACCTACTGACCTTAATCACCTGCACACCATACGGCATTAACTCCCACCGCCTCCTCGTGCACGCCGAGCGTGCTCCGATGGACGAGCAAGCCGCCCAAGAGCTTGACGAAGCCTCCGGTTTCACTCTCCAGTGGTGGATGTGGTTGTTTATCGCGGGCGCTGTGCTCGCCATGCTTGCCCTGATTTGGTACGTGCGCAAGAGCAGGCGGCAGGTGGACGACGCCGTCGTCGCACCCGAAACCGCAACCACAGCTGGTACTGCCACAGCCAGCGACTCAGACCAATTCAACGACATTATTTTCGGCACCCAAGGAGAGCGTGAATGATAATCTCGAAGGGCCTAGCTACGGGTAGCCTCGTGCTTGTTTCAGCATTAGGGCTGACGGCGGGCACGCAGGCCGCTTACGCCCAGCCTGTCATCGGAGATACGGAAAACGTGCCGGCGCAAGTGACGTGCGAGGCGACCTCGTTGACGATCACTCTGCCCAAGCCTAACCCGTTCGATCGTCCGTCTCCGGGTGACCTGCCCGAACCGACCGGCGAGGGCTTCACGATCACGGTCCGTCAGGTGGCGGGCATCGACCTTTCCCGCTACGACGGCTGGGAGGGCCTCGAAAAGCTGACGGTCGCTGACGCCGAAGCCGCCGGCTTCGTTGGTGAGCCGCGCGTGGCGGTGACGAACGGGCAGGCGTCAGTGTCATTTAAGGGCCTCCCCATTGGTCTCTACATGGTTTCTGGGGTTGCCCCAGAAGACCCCCACTACAAGCTTTCCCACCTTGACCCCTTCCTTGTCAGCGTGCCACTCGGGGCTGGTGAGACGTGGGATTGTGCAGTGAATATTCAGGCCAAGACACACTACTCGGTAGAGCCTAAACCTATACCGACACCGCCGGCGCCGACTCCTCCCGAACCGCCCCAGCCTCCACGGCCACCGCTTTCACATACGGGTGCTGCGGTGATGGCACTTGGAGGAGCGAGCCTGGCGCTGCTGGGTGCGGGAACGATACTGGTGCGCGTAAGGCGTGAAAAGGAAGTGAAATAACATGTTGTCTCGCGTTAATCGCCTGATGTCGGCTGTCGCTGTGGCGACTCTGGCTACCTGCCTTGCTGTGGGGGCGCTGCCGGCGCTGTCTATTCTTCCGAACGCTTCTGCGGCCAATATTTCACCCACGGCACCAGCCACCGCTTCGACTGCCTCTGCGGGCAGCGACTTCACGAGCTCAACTGTGGCAGCCCAAACCGAAGGCAATGTGGCCAACGATTCCACAATTGCACATAACAAGGTTGTGCTCGAGCTCAATAAGGCAACAGTTGTTGACGGCGTCGTAGCCATTGAGCGCACGGAGCCAGGCAAGGAATTCCTTGGCCACGGTTCGGCGCTCGTCAATGGTGGTGAGGTTTCCGAGGATGCTGTTGCGTCTGCGCCAGTATTGGACAAGCGTGGCGTTCGCATCGCGGTCAAGCTGCCTGACGGCTGGGCGACCGGTGACAAGCTCGAATTGGGCTACAAGACCTTCGGGTCTGACGCCGGCGCCGAGTGGAAGACCATCAACGACGGCGCCCAGGTGTTCGCGCTCCGCGACGACGTGACGCAGGCAGCTGAGGTGGTAGATCCAACCTTTAAGTCCGAGCAAAGTGTCAAAACAATAGCCGATATGGTAGAGGTGCCCTCTTCGGAAAAGTTTGATCGCGGCTCTGTTGCTGATGTCTATTTCTTTGCGCCGGCTAATATCAACGCAACCAAAATTACGGTTAAGCGCACAACGATATACAATCTTTACGCCCCTCCAACTTCGGAGTTCAATCACGATACACCCAACATCAAGGTCGCAGAGTTTGAGCGCATGTATCGCAACGAGTATCAGCCGGTATGGGATGATATTCGCCGTCAAGGAGTCACTGTTCGTGAAATCGACAACAAGACGGTGGAGATTTCCATTCCTCAGGGGATGAAGCTGGAAAAGGACGAGTACGTCAAAATTACCAATGTGTTTTCTTATCGTTCCCTGGGCAAGCCAGATCCAAGAAATCTCGAGATTACGGTGACTGGTCAAACCCAAGTCGGTGGATTCTGTCAAGATCGTGCACGTTACACATTCCCGGCGCGGCCGCTGCATCAAAACAAGAATTTGCACTTGAAATCTGTCATTCAAGATGGGTATGGCAACCTTGTTAATCGGGACAATAGTTCCGAGAAATATTCCGAAAAATCGTTGAAGATGATCGCTGAGAGTGATGGAGCAAATGATCCTTATCGGGTATTCTTTGCCCCGTGGCGCCAAGAGTACGCAAGAGATGTCCGTCTTACTCAGGACCAGTACTTGAAAGAGTATGTGGTAAGACACGTGCCGTATCGCGATCCGCAAGGCAAATTGGTTGACGGTTCAAAAGTTGTAGACCGCCAGGGCAAACGTGAACTTACCGAAGAGGAACGCAAAAATGGCGTCAATGTCTATGTGAACGAATCTTTACCCAACGGACAGATTCGTTGGAAGTCTTACATTGCACGCCAAGACAACGGCACAGGTCAATTCCATCGGCTAGGCGGCCCCAAAGCGGAGACTGGTTGGATTGTCAATGCACTCGCATTCAATCCCCAGGACAACTGGCTCTACGCCATTAGTCAGGGACGGCTTGGCGAAGACTGGGGGCGTCTACCCAACCAAGTAATTCAGGGGGATGCGACTAACTACCATGGGCGTACTGTGGTTACCGCAGAAGATCCATGTTTTCCTTCTGGTCACCTGCTGCAGATCAATCCAGCGACCGGTGAGGTCCATAACCTTGGCCGCTTAACCTCGCCGACGGATCAATTCAAGACGGGCTACGCTTTCCAAGGGCAGAAACAAAGATACTGGCCGAACGATCTATGGGGTGGTATCAATGTTGGCGGCATTGATAACGAAGGGAATTACTACGTGGCCAACGGCTCCCTTTCAGGTAGTGGCGCTGTTTACAAGGTCAACCTAGAAAATGTGACTGCGGAAGTAACAGCGAACGCTAATAAGTGGTTGGCTTCAATGCGTTACCAAAATGATTGGAACTCTGTAAGGGATCGATCTGGTCGAGCATGGTCAGAAGACTGGACGCCGCTCTTCGTTCCCGAGAAAACGGAATGCAAACCTGACACGGGCACCCCATGCAAGCAACGCCAGGCAGGTAATTATATGTGGGGCATCTCTAACGGGTGGAATTCCCAGGGCCGCGTATACATCGAGAGAATTAGTGCCGACGACGGTAATTTGCGGCGGTGGGATGTGACAGATTTGCAGACCTATGCTGGGCAGAGCCTACCTGTAGGAAACCAATGGGGCCGAGCGTGGAGTTTTGGCAACAGCATCCTAGGCTTTGCAACGTCCAGCTCGGGAGCTACCGATAAAGTTGTGAGGATAAAGGTAACTAATCCTGAGAGTGATAACCCCTCTTTCGAGCTTATCTCGGTTAATGCAAATGCACAGCCCTCCTACAACTCGAATGGTACGAGTGCCGTGAATTTCGAAGAAAATATCGTGGACCTCAAACTTAAGAAATCCCGAAAGGATTTTGTCGACACAGATGGTGTAAATCGAGTCCAGTGGGACCTCGAAGTAAAGAATGCCAGTGAAAGCGCAGCTAGCTCAGGTTTCACCGTATTCGACACGATTCCTGCAAGTTATAGGGTGGTACGAGTTCAAGCCGAAGAGAAAGTATTTGATACCAACAGCAGTACGTCGATTGTCGGCCCATGGTCTGTTTATCTAAAGAAGGGGGATCGAGGCCATGACGTCCTCGAAGGATCCCATGGTGCGTTACAGGCAGGAAAAGCAGTAAAGCTCACGATTATCGCAGAACCAAGGAGTGGCCAAAATTTGCCTATCGAGTGTATCGAAAATGTTGCGGGTGTCATTGGAATTGATCGTGATCCATCAACCGTGAATGCCAATGAGTTTGGCAAGACAATGGAAGGTGGGATTGACAAATATGGTGACTGGCTCAAACTGAATGGCGGAATCTTTGGCGATCTTGTATCCGACCAGCAATGCCGGCCCACGATTGTTGTCAAGAAGCAAATCGTTGAGGACGGAAAGATAACTGATGAAGCTGCTGGGGGATGGGCCTTCAGCGCTCAGTCCGACAAGGATAACCTTGATCTAGAAGGGCAAGAAGGCTTTGGAAAGGAATCCACCAAAGTCACGGCCTCTGAAGGTGTTGAAAAAGGTACCGTCATTTGGCGACCGAAAGAAAATGGTCAGTTTAAACTGACGATCACGGAAAAAATGACCGATGAACAGACAGCTGCAGGGTACGGCATTCGACCTCAGGAAAACGCTGGTAATGCTCAAAATGCTATCTGTAAGTTGACTGTCAAGGACGGCCAGAAACTCGCTCGACCAGAGATGGTTAACGTCGAGGATCAAACTGGCGCACCCGGATTCGCATTCTCCTTTGGTGACCAAACAATGTTCCCCGAAGGGATGAATGTCAAGACAGAGCAACGCGTTGAGTGCACGGTTCAGAATGAAATAACCAACAATCACATCTTTGTCCGCAAGGAGGCCTACGATCCTCAAAAATCCGACAAGATCGGCACCCTTCCCGATCTCGCCGGAGCCGAATTCGCGGTGTATGAGCTCAGCGAAAGCATCTCCGCGAAGCCACGCCCGAAGTCATGGGAAGAATGGGAAAAATACATAGTCAAGGCAGGCGATGGCTCTGTTGAAAAACCCGTTGAGATCAAAGATTATCGCACACCGATTCCGGTAAAAGTCGGGAAGTCATACATTGTCGTCGAGACCAAGGCACCCACTGATGGCTATGGTCGACTGTACAGTTTGCGTCCTGCACCTATTCCTTTCACAGTGACGACGGCACACGGCGAAGACGCAACGAACAAACGCCCGTTCTCAATCCAAATGGAAAACGATCTTCTGGCAACAGCCAGCTGGAAGGTCGAGAACGGCAATTCGCAGAAAGTTGGTATGTATTTGACAGTTGCGGATGTTCACACCGGTACTTTGCCGCGCACCGGCGGCGCCGGTGTCGCCTGGCTCGGCGGCATCGGAGGACTATTCGTACTGGCAGGGCTCACCTGGGCACAACGCAAACAGCGCGCCTAGCGTGAACCACTCGCTAAACTAAAACGCCAGAAATTGGGGGGCGCCCGCGCTGCGGGCGTCCCCCAAACCACAACTTACCCCACCGACCCACGGGCTGAACCAATGAGGGGTGACAAGCCGAGCCTGTCACCCCTCACATTAAGAGCAAAAATTAACGCTTCTTGCCGCCCGCACCGAGGTACATCCCGATGAAAACGATAGCGAAGAGCGTGGCTACTGCCCAGCGGATCCAGTCAATACCGGGCGTGTTGGCCGGGTAGCTAAAGAGCTGGAGGACGATGTTGCCGACGACCACGCCAGCAACGCCAAGTGCAACAGTCGCCAGAACCGAGATCGGGGCATCCTTACGGATGAAACGAGCCAGGAAACCGATAACTGCACCGAAAATAATAGTGCCAATGATATTAAACATGTGAGTGAATCCTTTCAGGCTTCTACCTAACCCTGATGGATCAGGCGTTTTTCACACGTCTAGTCTAAACGTCCTAGATTGAGCCGTCATAGACTTTTCAGAACTATTATCCCGTCAGCGTATTTGTTTATTCTTGACAACGCTTCACACACTGCTCGAAATCAATCGAACCTGCACCGCCTTAACCTCCGCCAAAAGCCACACCCCGATCTCAACCCCAATCTCCGCCGCAGCACCAGCAGTAATCGTCGAATGAAGAGGCGTACTCGTACCAATATCAAGAGTGACATCAACACCAGCCGCACTCGCCCTCACCCCAACAACCTGCGCCTCAAACACATTACGCGGCGAGCCCTCGCTCAACCCCCTACGCAACGACACAGCAAGAGGATCAAAAACCGCCGCACCACGATCACCAGCACAAACCCCCTCAACCAAACCCCGAACAACCTGCCCAGTCCCATCAAGAACCAAACCATCACAACCCATGCAGCCAAACTGCATATTCAACCCCGCAAACGCCGCCACA includes these proteins:
- a CDS encoding class C sortase, coding for MHITQATAEPKLESRAEAAARSKKNGMLMPIFVVLIGITVLLYPVIATQWNNIQQQEVASEYKSFVKEADTSQLEDSLKRAHEYNKNRTVGPILDPWTARLSDDNEPYKEYLEQLNLSGTMARIVIPSIHVDLPVFHGTRPDTLEQGVGHLFGTDLPIGGKNTHSVLTGHTGLQTATLFDNLKNVKEGDSIYIDVYGQKLRYVVYGTEVVLPEEAENLYKVESKDLLTLITCTPYGINSHRLLVHAERAPMDEQAAQELDEASGFTLQWWMWLFIAGAVLAMLALIWYVRKSRRQVDDAVVAPETATTAGTATASDSDQFNDIIFGTQGERE
- a CDS encoding GlsB/YeaQ/YmgE family stress response membrane protein, with protein sequence MFNIIGTIIFGAVIGFLARFIRKDAPISVLATVALGVAGVVVGNIVLQLFSYPANTPGIDWIRWAVATLFAIVFIGMYLGAGGKKR
- a CDS encoding DUF6923 family protein, yielding MLSRVNRLMSAVAVATLATCLAVGALPALSILPNASAANISPTAPATASTASAGSDFTSSTVAAQTEGNVANDSTIAHNKVVLELNKATVVDGVVAIERTEPGKEFLGHGSALVNGGEVSEDAVASAPVLDKRGVRIAVKLPDGWATGDKLELGYKTFGSDAGAEWKTINDGAQVFALRDDVTQAAEVVDPTFKSEQSVKTIADMVEVPSSEKFDRGSVADVYFFAPANINATKITVKRTTIYNLYAPPTSEFNHDTPNIKVAEFERMYRNEYQPVWDDIRRQGVTVREIDNKTVEISIPQGMKLEKDEYVKITNVFSYRSLGKPDPRNLEITVTGQTQVGGFCQDRARYTFPARPLHQNKNLHLKSVIQDGYGNLVNRDNSSEKYSEKSLKMIAESDGANDPYRVFFAPWRQEYARDVRLTQDQYLKEYVVRHVPYRDPQGKLVDGSKVVDRQGKRELTEEERKNGVNVYVNESLPNGQIRWKSYIARQDNGTGQFHRLGGPKAETGWIVNALAFNPQDNWLYAISQGRLGEDWGRLPNQVIQGDATNYHGRTVVTAEDPCFPSGHLLQINPATGEVHNLGRLTSPTDQFKTGYAFQGQKQRYWPNDLWGGINVGGIDNEGNYYVANGSLSGSGAVYKVNLENVTAEVTANANKWLASMRYQNDWNSVRDRSGRAWSEDWTPLFVPEKTECKPDTGTPCKQRQAGNYMWGISNGWNSQGRVYIERISADDGNLRRWDVTDLQTYAGQSLPVGNQWGRAWSFGNSILGFATSSSGATDKVVRIKVTNPESDNPSFELISVNANAQPSYNSNGTSAVNFEENIVDLKLKKSRKDFVDTDGVNRVQWDLEVKNASESAASSGFTVFDTIPASYRVVRVQAEEKVFDTNSSTSIVGPWSVYLKKGDRGHDVLEGSHGALQAGKAVKLTIIAEPRSGQNLPIECIENVAGVIGIDRDPSTVNANEFGKTMEGGIDKYGDWLKLNGGIFGDLVSDQQCRPTIVVKKQIVEDGKITDEAAGGWAFSAQSDKDNLDLEGQEGFGKESTKVTASEGVEKGTVIWRPKENGQFKLTITEKMTDEQTAAGYGIRPQENAGNAQNAICKLTVKDGQKLARPEMVNVEDQTGAPGFAFSFGDQTMFPEGMNVKTEQRVECTVQNEITNNHIFVRKEAYDPQKSDKIGTLPDLAGAEFAVYELSESISAKPRPKSWEEWEKYIVKAGDGSVEKPVEIKDYRTPIPVKVGKSYIVVETKAPTDGYGRLYSLRPAPIPFTVTTAHGEDATNKRPFSIQMENDLLATASWKVENGNSQKVGMYLTVADVHTGTLPRTGGAGVAWLGGIGGLFVLAGLTWAQRKQRA